The DNA sequence TCGGCGTGCCCCCCACCCCCGCGGCCGACGCCGTCGCGGACGCCGTGCGCCGGTGGACGGTCGGCGCGGACGGACCCGGCGCGGCCGACGAGCACGCCACCACGGCGCGCGGGGCGTTCGGCCGGCTCGTCGGCGTGCCGCCCGAACGGGTCGCCATGGGCGCGTCGGCGTCCCAGCTCGTCGCCCTGGTCGCGGCCGGGCTGCCCGCCGACGCCTCGGTCCTGGTCGCCCGCGGCGAGTTCACCAGCCTGACGTTCCCCTTCGCGGCCCGCGGCCTGCGGGTCACCGAAGTCGATCTCGACGGGATCGTGGCCGAGGCGGGCGCGCACGACCTGGTCGCGGTCAGCGTCGTGCAGTCCGCCGACGGCCGGGTCGTGGACCTGGAGGGCCTGCGCGCGACCGGCGTGCCGGTGCTGCTGGACGCGTCCCAGGCGGTCGGCTGGCTGCCCCTCGACCTGGGGTGGGCCGACTGGGTCGTGGCCGTCGGCTACAAGTTCCTGCTCTCGCCGCGCGGCTGCGCCTGGCTCGCCTGCTCGCCGTCGGCCCTGGAGCGCACGGTGCCCGTGGCGGCGAACTGGCACGCCGGCGAAGACCCCTGGAACACCGTGTACGGCCTCCCGCTCCGGCTCGCGCCCGACGCCCGGCGGTTCGACCTCTCCCCGGTCTGGCTGTCCCAGTTCGGCGCGGCGGTGTCGCTGCCCTACCTCGCCTCGCTGGACCTGGCGGCCGTCCGCGACCACACCGCGGGGCTGGCGGATGCCCTGCTCAGCGCCCTCGGGCAGGCACCGCGCGGCTCGGCGATCGTCTCGCTCGACCTGCCCGCCGCCGCGGACCGCCTCGCCGCCGCCGGGGTGCGGTCCAGCATCCGCGCCGGGCGCGTGCGGCTGGCGTTCCACCTGTACAACACGGCCGAGGACGTCGATCAGGTGCTCAGGGCGCTCGACTGACCCTCGTCCGTTACCGTGGGTCTTTGTGTCGGTTCCTCCCGAATCACCCGAAGAGGTGACGCAGCGGATCCCGCCCCTCCGTCCGTCGGACACCGCGCCGCTGTGGCGGTCGGAGATCGGGCAGTTGGACTCGCTGCTCGCCCCGCCACCGCCGCAGCCACCGCGCCGTCCCGCGCCCGCCGCGGCGCGCTCCCGTCGCGGCCTGGTGCTCAAGGGCCTGGGCCTGCTCGGCGTGGCGGTGGTGTCCGGCCTGGTCTGGCTGGTCGTGATGCCGAAGAACACCCAGACCGGGACCCCGACCACCACGTCCGCACCGGCCGGTGAGTTCGCGTTCGCCGTCTCGCCGGACGTGCCCGAGCCGTTGAAGGACAGCGACTGCGCGTCGCACGCCTACGGGCAGACCAAGGCGTTCCTGACCGCCACGCCGTGCCAGCAGCTCACTCGCGGCATGTACACGACGACCACGCCCGACGGGGTGAAGGTCTACACGTCCGTGTCGATCGTGCGGATGAAGACCGCCGAGGACGCGGCCAAGCTGAAGGACCTGACCACCCGCGACGGCACCGGCAACGTCAACGACCTGGTCAAGGACGGCGCGGTGAAGGTGCCGAACCTGACCACCCTGGCCAACGGCGGCTTCGCGGCCCGCCAGCAGGACCGCGACGTCATCATCATCGAGTCGGACTCGGTCGAGCACGGCCCCGACGCGGCCGCGCACAACCAGCTGATGAAGCGGATCAGCAACGACGCCTTCCGCCTCGCCGCCGACCTGACCGCCTGACCGGCCGGGGCGTCACCCCACCCCGGCGCCCGGGAACGCGATCGACGTCGGCGTCACCCCGGCCACCTTGCGCCACCGCGTGGCCCGCACCGCCGACACCGTCAGCGCGTCCAGCGCCGACGCCCGCAACGGGCCGTCGTCGGTCCGCTCCAGCACGCCGCGCCACGCCACGCACGCGTCCGTCTCCACCGTGATCAGCGCCGCGACGGCCGAAGCCGCGCTGTCCACCGGCTGTGGCGGCAGGTAGGCCGCCGCCGGGGGCCGGGGCGTCGCGCCCGCGTCGCGCAACCACCGCTCCGTCGCGTCCCTCCGCGCCCGGTGGGCCGTCGCGCCGTCCGCCACCGCCGCCGACTGCTGCGGCGTCGAGATGAACGCGCTCACCAACCCGTACGCCCACACCGCCGCGTGCTCGGCGGCCAACGCGTCCTGCACCGCGTCCACGCTCACGACAACGCCTCCACCAGGCTCGCGCACCCGGCCGCCACCGAGGCGACCAACCCCACCCGGTGCGACTCCACCGTCGCCACCAGGTCCGCCGCCTGCTTGCGCGCCGCCTGCAGCGCGGGCACCAGCGCCTCCCGCGTCGCGCCGGCGGGCGGCGCCACCGGGGCCGACGTGGTCGGCGGCGCGGACGAGCCCGGCACCCGGGGCGTGGCCCGGTCGACCTCGGCCTGCAGCCGCGTGGCGTGCTCGGTGCGCGCCGCGGCCGTCTCCGGCGCACCGGCGGCCGTGGCCAGCGCGGCGTCCGACAGCGCCGCCCTCACCAACTCCGCCAGCGGGTCCGGTGGCGGCGGAGGGGGAGGGGATGTGGTGCACGCGACTGCCAACGGCGCCGTGGCCGTCGCCAGCAGCACCGCGCGCCTGCTGAACGCCGTTCTTCCGATCACGTGTCCCGATCCTGCCAGAGCCGCGCCGCCGCCCGGTCGCCGCCGCGCGCTCGCCCGTGGCACGTGGGAGGCCGCCGAACGAGATAGTCTGGGCGACCACGGCCGGCGAAGTGCAGCGTCGGCCGGGGTTGCCGTGCCCTCTGCACTCGAAGAGAACTTGGAGTCACCACGTGTCCAGCCCGCCGCGCGGAGAACTCGCCGCGCAGCTAGC is a window from the Saccharothrix saharensis genome containing:
- a CDS encoding ferritin-like domain-containing protein, with translation MSVDAVQDALAAEHAAVWAYGLVSAFISTPQQSAAVADGATAHRARRDATERWLRDAGATPRPPAAAYLPPQPVDSAASAVAALITVETDACVAWRGVLERTDDGPLRASALDALTVSAVRATRWRKVAGVTPTSIAFPGAGVG
- a CDS encoding aminotransferase class V-fold PLP-dependent enzyme yields the protein MRSAFGTTFDVPLGYLNTASVGVPPTPAADAVADAVRRWTVGADGPGAADEHATTARGAFGRLVGVPPERVAMGASASQLVALVAAGLPADASVLVARGEFTSLTFPFAARGLRVTEVDLDGIVAEAGAHDLVAVSVVQSADGRVVDLEGLRATGVPVLLDASQAVGWLPLDLGWADWVVAVGYKFLLSPRGCAWLACSPSALERTVPVAANWHAGEDPWNTVYGLPLRLAPDARRFDLSPVWLSQFGAAVSLPYLASLDLAAVRDHTAGLADALLSALGQAPRGSAIVSLDLPAAADRLAAAGVRSSIRAGRVRLAFHLYNTAEDVDQVLRALD